The Paraburkholderia sp. SOS3 genome includes a region encoding these proteins:
- a CDS encoding DUF6697 family protein — protein MDEFEIGKDYSREYIHTVCGGSKHAFLPTRRGKVVAACLRMDLNPQAPDVVLCNSGAAARAAGRTLAKQTNPIPVFIRSETDRFRYVGQYATDQSLTAPLECAPYARNSSFTTGQISRVIKLKRC, from the coding sequence ATGGACGAATTCGAAATCGGCAAAGACTATTCTCGCGAATACATTCACACCGTGTGCGGCGGCAGCAAGCACGCGTTTCTGCCGACCCGTCGCGGCAAAGTGGTGGCTGCATGTCTGCGCATGGATCTCAATCCGCAGGCGCCTGACGTGGTTCTTTGCAACAGCGGGGCGGCCGCGCGTGCCGCCGGCCGCACGCTCGCCAAACAGACGAACCCGATCCCCGTGTTTATCCGCTCGGAAACCGATCGTTTCCGTTATGTCGGCCAGTATGCGACCGACCAGTCGCTGACGGCGCCGCTCGAATGCGCGCCATATGCGCGCAACAGCAGCTTCACGACAGGGCAGATTTCGCGTGTCATCAAGTTGAAACGGTGCTAA
- a CDS encoding chorismate mutase: protein MLKFSFHKSRFLVTPLAAVLLFAAPPSESAPTNNQPFLPLLDMTVARLHIARQVALSKWDSHKPVEDLPREADVIKAAAEEARALGVPTQLATHFFADQIEANKLVQYGLLAQWHRAGQAPDEKRVDLKKDIRPELDRLQQGFIQALADTKTLRAQADCSTQLARATQDYVTGHALDPLYAVAMDRALARVCEQD from the coding sequence ATGCTGAAGTTCAGTTTTCATAAATCGCGTTTTCTGGTTACTCCGCTCGCCGCCGTTCTGCTGTTTGCCGCGCCGCCGTCCGAAAGCGCGCCGACGAACAACCAGCCGTTTCTTCCGCTGCTCGACATGACCGTTGCGCGTCTCCATATCGCGCGGCAGGTCGCACTGTCGAAGTGGGACTCGCATAAGCCCGTCGAAGACCTGCCGCGCGAGGCGGACGTGATCAAGGCCGCCGCCGAAGAGGCGCGCGCGCTCGGTGTGCCGACGCAGCTCGCCACGCATTTCTTCGCTGACCAGATCGAAGCCAATAAACTCGTGCAATACGGGTTACTCGCGCAATGGCACCGCGCCGGACAGGCGCCCGACGAAAAACGCGTGGATCTGAAGAAGGACATTCGTCCGGAGCTGGACCGTTTGCAGCAAGGCTTTATCCAGGCGCTCGCCGATACGAAGACCTTGCGTGCACAGGCCGATTGCAGCACGCAACTGGCGCGCGCCACGCAGGATTACGTTACGGGTCATGCACTGGATCCGCTGTATGCGGTGGCGATGGATCGGGCGCTTGCGCGCGTGTGCGAACAGGACTGA
- a CDS encoding AIDA repeat-containing protein produces the protein MKPFTWRRVHAGRAFGRRYRRCSRLLGMLLAALTVQPWFAPGAFAQSTVAAGDTETGATIGGTEGVLGTTIGDSVTAGGVQNVLSGGVANSTSVGTGGEQAIFAGGVAQSTSVGIGGSLVVSSGGAARGATVSGGAAIVSAGGTTSGTTLLGGSSEQIVSGGIASGTVVSDGSTQMIAGGGIANGTTVDSTGAVSVSAGGVASGTTVSGGGRIDISAGGSATRTTVLSGGVDSVAGTDISATLSSGASQVVSSGGTASATTLLGGAQSLIDSGGSAIGANVDGGTLTVSAGATATRTTLGAGGIDNVAGTDLSATVGAGGTLNVSSGGVASASTINGGSENVAAGGSAIGAVLNNAGTLTVSAGGSATRTTIDAGSIENLAGTDTSATVGAGGTLNVSSGGVASATTVGNGGQENIGSAGSAVGAIVSGGTLAISAGGASLSATLSAGGTANVQGTDTSAHIGNGGTQNVSNGGVATSATVSAGGRQTVSAGGSATGTTVLSGGTIAVSAGASATGVTQSSGAALIADTSASVGGTNASGTFAISGGTANNVLLENGGTLTVLSGTSASSTHIVNQGSAVVMAGGSASSTTVGNGGTLAVSAGGIATNVTQQAGAALITNTSATIDGTNAANGTTNPFSIANGVAQGVYLEAGGSLDVLSATSASGTQLGTRGSATIENGASANGTTVSNGGQLLVSSGAAATITTVNNGGRLIVSGGGSATNVAQNAGAALITDTSATVNGTNASGSFTISNGVASDVIVENGGQLTVLDGDSAISATAGSGGRLIVSAGGTTSSAVVDSGGIQTVLTGGSASATTVSGGGTLAVSAGASATDVLQLAGAALMTNTSATVTGTNSSNAFVISAGDAENVLVENGGQLTVLAGDRANGTSVGSGGTVFISASGTANGTTVHSGGVQNVLSGGTASGSVVDGGSEVVSRGGTTVGTQVASGGSQTVSGTASGTTVSEGGSVAVGSGGVTSGTQVGSGGVEIVASGGSSQNAQVASGGQQNVAGGSASGAHVSSGGAQAVASGGVANGTQVDSGGTQTVSSGGKTSGTQLSGGTQLVSAGGTASSTSVGSGGSSIVTSGGMASGTIVTSGGTSIVAGGTASGTVLGSGGSEVVSSGGKTVGTSVGSGAQQTIASGGTTSGTAIASGGSQTVGAGGAASGTTVAAGGSQTVGSGGAASGTMVSSGGTQTVGSGGVASGTMVASGGTQTVGAGGVTSGTMVSSGGTQDVQSGGTANGSVVASGGLQIVSSGASVSGTQVLSGGTQNLFGSLTNPVVSSGGILTIGQGTAAGDLVGNTVNDGLLVFNRPDAITYAGNVTGAGRIVQQGTGSVVLNGDSHLFSGVTEVMSGALAVGDIDNLGAQLGGDVIVDAPGTLRGHGSITGNVVNNGVVMPGGSIGTLTVGGNYSQASGASLAIEVSPTSGSQLHVGGTAALNGGLQVLYDPGTYQPKRYAIVTAGAGVNGTFSSVSSTVAAGAQLGALQQSVQYGANEVDLVLAGDAQQPPGGDPPADGGAPGGGSAGGGTTVVAPIDTSIFTALGTNLALSAQMANAALLERLPLGGAAMSRSSRSSRSSVWIDATGSQTSVHGTRGQPGFEARNYGFIAGLDHQVGAYTVGFSGSYNHSDISEDSTGDSGTTDTVRAAFYGGRTIGPVDVSGVVGAGVDFLSQKRPFGPLGTAEGDHIGQEATAAAQAAMPLSIGSVTVTPRIGMRFSYLHANGFSESGANGQDLNVGTDNVRSLQPYVQLTFDKSFGNQLKPVNLELRVGYARELLSTGRVVTVGAQDGTLFAAPGTNLPRDQLTTGVSVGLQPTKALTVSIGYDALIATSHASAQAATLKLDYRF, from the coding sequence ATGAAGCCATTCACCTGGCGCCGCGTGCACGCCGGTCGTGCGTTCGGCCGGCGCTATCGCCGGTGCTCGCGCCTGCTCGGCATGCTGCTCGCGGCGCTGACCGTGCAGCCCTGGTTTGCGCCCGGTGCGTTCGCGCAGTCGACGGTGGCCGCGGGCGACACCGAGACCGGCGCGACGATCGGCGGCACCGAAGGCGTGCTCGGCACGACGATCGGCGACAGCGTCACCGCGGGCGGTGTGCAGAACGTGCTGTCGGGTGGCGTGGCGAACAGTACGAGCGTCGGCACGGGCGGCGAGCAAGCCATTTTTGCGGGCGGTGTTGCGCAGAGCACGAGCGTCGGCATCGGCGGCTCGCTCGTCGTGTCGTCCGGCGGCGCGGCGCGGGGTGCGACGGTCAGCGGTGGCGCCGCCATCGTTTCGGCGGGTGGCACGACGAGCGGCACCACTTTGCTCGGCGGATCATCGGAGCAGATTGTGTCGGGCGGCATCGCAAGCGGCACGGTCGTGAGCGACGGGTCGACACAAATGATCGCCGGCGGCGGCATCGCCAACGGTACGACGGTCGACAGCACCGGCGCGGTGTCGGTCTCGGCGGGTGGCGTCGCGAGCGGGACCACGGTCAGCGGCGGCGGGCGCATCGATATCTCGGCCGGCGGCAGCGCGACGCGCACGACGGTGCTGTCCGGCGGCGTCGATTCGGTCGCCGGAACCGATATTTCGGCAACGTTGTCGAGCGGCGCATCGCAGGTCGTGTCCTCGGGCGGTACGGCGAGCGCGACGACGCTGCTCGGCGGCGCGCAGAGCTTGATCGATAGCGGCGGGTCCGCGATCGGCGCGAACGTCGACGGCGGCACGTTGACGGTTTCGGCCGGCGCCACTGCGACGCGTACGACGCTTGGCGCGGGCGGCATCGACAATGTCGCCGGCACGGATCTGTCGGCCACCGTCGGCGCGGGCGGCACGCTGAACGTCTCGTCGGGCGGTGTGGCGAGCGCAAGCACGATAAATGGCGGCAGTGAGAACGTCGCCGCGGGCGGTTCGGCAATCGGCGCGGTGCTCAATAACGCCGGCACGTTGACCGTTTCCGCAGGCGGCAGCGCAACGCGCACGACGATCGACGCCGGCAGCATCGAAAATCTCGCAGGTACCGACACGTCGGCCACCGTCGGCGCGGGCGGCACGCTGAACGTCTCGTCGGGCGGCGTCGCGAGCGCGACGACGGTCGGCAACGGCGGACAGGAAAACATCGGCAGCGCCGGCTCGGCGGTCGGGGCGATTGTCAGCGGCGGCACCCTGGCGATATCCGCGGGCGGCGCGTCGCTGTCGGCCACGCTGTCGGCGGGCGGCACCGCGAACGTGCAGGGCACCGACACTTCCGCGCACATCGGCAACGGCGGCACGCAGAACGTATCGAACGGCGGCGTGGCGACGAGCGCGACCGTCAGCGCCGGTGGCCGCCAGACCGTGTCGGCGGGCGGTTCGGCGACCGGTACGACGGTGCTTTCCGGCGGCACGATCGCGGTGTCCGCGGGCGCGAGCGCCACGGGGGTGACACAGTCGAGCGGCGCAGCGCTGATCGCCGACACCTCGGCGAGCGTCGGCGGCACGAATGCCAGTGGCACCTTTGCGATTTCGGGCGGCACGGCAAACAACGTGCTGCTGGAAAACGGCGGCACGTTGACCGTGCTGTCCGGCACGAGCGCCTCCAGTACGCACATCGTCAATCAAGGTTCCGCGGTCGTGATGGCGGGCGGCTCGGCCAGTTCGACGACGGTCGGCAACGGCGGCACGCTTGCGGTGTCGGCGGGCGGCATCGCGACGAACGTGACGCAACAGGCGGGCGCTGCGCTGATCACGAATACATCCGCGACCATCGACGGCACCAACGCCGCGAACGGCACGACGAACCCGTTCTCGATCGCGAACGGCGTTGCGCAGGGCGTGTATCTCGAAGCCGGCGGTTCGCTCGATGTGCTGAGCGCAACGAGCGCAAGCGGCACCCAGCTCGGCACGCGCGGCAGCGCGACGATCGAGAACGGGGCGAGCGCGAACGGCACGACGGTCAGCAACGGCGGGCAATTGCTCGTATCGTCGGGCGCCGCCGCGACCATCACGACGGTGAACAATGGCGGCCGTCTGATCGTGTCCGGCGGCGGCAGCGCAACGAACGTCGCGCAAAACGCCGGCGCTGCACTGATCACCGACACGTCGGCGACCGTGAACGGCACGAACGCGAGCGGCTCGTTCACGATCTCCAATGGCGTGGCGTCGGACGTCATCGTCGAGAACGGCGGTCAACTCACCGTGCTCGATGGCGATTCGGCGATCTCCGCCACGGCCGGCAGTGGCGGCCGGCTGATCGTCTCGGCGGGCGGCACGACGTCGAGCGCGGTTGTCGACAGCGGCGGCATACAGACCGTGCTGACGGGCGGCAGCGCATCCGCGACCACGGTGTCGGGAGGCGGCACGCTCGCCGTGTCGGCCGGTGCGAGCGCAACGGATGTGCTGCAGCTTGCCGGCGCTGCGTTGATGACCAACACGTCGGCCACGGTCACCGGGACGAATTCGAGCAATGCGTTCGTGATCTCCGCTGGCGACGCGGAAAACGTGCTCGTCGAAAACGGCGGCCAGTTGACCGTGCTCGCGGGCGATCGCGCGAACGGCACGTCGGTCGGCAGCGGCGGCACCGTATTCATCTCCGCAAGCGGCACGGCGAACGGCACGACCGTCCATTCAGGCGGCGTGCAGAATGTACTGAGCGGCGGCACGGCGAGCGGCTCGGTGGTCGACGGCGGTTCCGAAGTCGTATCGCGTGGCGGCACGACGGTCGGAACGCAAGTCGCGAGCGGCGGCTCGCAGACCGTTTCAGGCACGGCAAGCGGCACGACGGTGTCGGAGGGCGGCAGCGTCGCAGTCGGGTCCGGCGGCGTGACGAGCGGCACGCAGGTCGGCAGCGGCGGTGTCGAGATCGTCGCTTCGGGTGGTTCGTCGCAGAACGCGCAAGTGGCGTCCGGCGGCCAGCAGAACGTGGCGGGCGGCAGCGCGAGCGGCGCGCACGTGAGCAGCGGTGGCGCACAGGCCGTAGCGTCGGGCGGTGTCGCGAACGGCACGCAGGTGGACAGCGGCGGCACCCAGACCGTCTCGTCGGGCGGCAAGACGAGCGGCACGCAGCTAAGCGGGGGCACGCAGCTCGTGTCGGCCGGCGGCACGGCAAGCAGCACCTCGGTCGGCAGCGGCGGCTCGAGCATCGTCACTTCGGGCGGCATGGCAAGCGGCACCATCGTCACGAGCGGCGGCACGTCGATCGTCGCCGGCGGCACCGCGAGCGGCACGGTGCTCGGCAGCGGCGGCAGCGAAGTCGTGTCGTCGGGCGGGAAGACCGTCGGCACATCGGTCGGCAGCGGTGCGCAGCAGACGATTGCGAGCGGCGGTACGACAAGCGGCACGGCAATCGCGTCGGGCGGGTCGCAAACCGTCGGCGCAGGCGGCGCCGCCTCGGGAACGACGGTTGCCGCGGGCGGCTCGCAAACGGTCGGTTCGGGCGGCGCCGCCTCCGGCACGATGGTCTCGTCGGGCGGCACGCAAACGGTCGGTTCGGGCGGTGTCGCGTCGGGCACGATGGTCGCCTCCGGCGGCACGCAAACGGTCGGCGCGGGCGGCGTCACTTCCGGCACGATGGTCTCGTCGGGCGGCACACAGGACGTGCAATCGGGCGGCACGGCCAACGGTTCGGTCGTCGCAAGCGGCGGCTTGCAGATCGTCTCGAGCGGCGCGTCCGTGAGCGGCACGCAGGTGCTCTCCGGCGGCACGCAAAATCTGTTCGGATCGCTGACGAATCCGGTCGTGTCGTCGGGCGGCATCCTGACGATCGGACAGGGCACGGCCGCGGGCGACCTGGTCGGCAACACGGTCAACGACGGTCTGCTCGTGTTCAACCGGCCCGATGCGATCACCTATGCCGGAAACGTCACGGGCGCGGGGCGAATCGTGCAGCAAGGCACGGGCTCCGTCGTGCTGAACGGCGACAGTCATCTGTTCTCCGGCGTGACGGAAGTGATGTCGGGCGCGCTCGCGGTCGGCGATATCGATAATCTGGGCGCGCAACTCGGCGGCGATGTCATCGTCGATGCGCCGGGTACGCTGCGCGGTCACGGCTCGATCACCGGCAACGTGGTCAATAACGGCGTCGTGATGCCGGGCGGCTCGATCGGCACATTGACCGTGGGCGGCAACTATTCGCAGGCGAGCGGCGCGTCGCTCGCGATCGAAGTGAGCCCGACGTCCGGCTCGCAATTGCATGTGGGCGGCACCGCGGCGCTGAACGGCGGGCTGCAGGTTCTGTACGACCCCGGCACGTATCAGCCGAAGCGTTATGCAATCGTCACGGCAGGCGCAGGCGTGAACGGAACCTTTTCCAGCGTGTCGAGCACGGTCGCGGCGGGCGCGCAACTCGGTGCGCTGCAGCAGTCGGTGCAATACGGCGCGAACGAAGTCGATCTCGTGCTGGCCGGCGATGCGCAGCAGCCACCCGGCGGCGATCCGCCTGCCGACGGCGGCGCGCCCGGCGGCGGTTCGGCGGGCGGCGGCACGACAGTCGTCGCGCCGATCGACACGAGCATCTTCACCGCGCTCGGCACCAACCTCGCGTTGTCGGCGCAGATGGCCAACGCCGCGCTGCTCGAGCGCTTGCCGCTTGGCGGCGCGGCGATGTCGCGCTCGTCGCGTTCGTCGCGTTCATCGGTATGGATCGACGCGACCGGTTCGCAAACCAGTGTGCACGGCACGCGTGGCCAGCCCGGCTTCGAGGCGCGCAATTACGGCTTTATCGCGGGCCTCGATCATCAGGTGGGCGCGTATACGGTCGGCTTCTCGGGCAGCTACAACCACAGCGACATCAGCGAAGACAGCACCGGCGATTCCGGTACGACCGATACGGTGCGCGCGGCGTTCTACGGCGGCCGTACGATCGGGCCCGTCGATGTGTCCGGCGTGGTCGGCGCGGGTGTCGATTTTCTGTCGCAGAAGCGGCCGTTCGGTCCGCTCGGCACCGCCGAGGGCGATCACATCGGGCAGGAAGCCACAGCGGCTGCGCAGGCAGCGATGCCGCTTTCGATCGGCAGCGTGACAGTCACGCCGCGCATCGGTATGCGCTTTTCGTATCTGCATGCAAACGGCTTTAGCGAGAGCGGCGCGAATGGCCAGGATCTGAACGTCGGCACGGACAACGTGCGCAGTTTGCAGCCGTATGTGCAACTCACTTTTGACAAAAGTTTTGGTAACCAGTTAAAGCCGGTTAATCTGGAGTTGCGGGTCGGCTACGCGCGCGAACTGCTCAGCACGGGGCGCGTCGTCACGGTCGGTGCGCAGGACGGCACGCTGTTCGCGGCGCCGGGCACGAACCTGCCGCGCGACCAGTTGACCACGGGCGTCAGCGTCGGCCTGCAGCCGACCAAAGCGTTGACCGTGTCGATCGGTTACGACGCATTGATCGCGACCAGCCATGCATCGGCGCAGGCGGCAACGCTGAAGCTTGACTACCGGTTCTGA
- a CDS encoding autotransporter strand-loop-strand O-heptosyltransferase has product MSQADAQSRAAVGSADGVAMGEVPVGASAVGASSAASATSGDRADSAVLANGTAKGEGGQPIQNPPSVPTQEGPAGIRFDFNDGCRVTLPPGDAEWRVLLRDTATANPLFETQLSAGVVASSKKYFVPFEIEVSSQGKEVFRHRLDLTGRNVLVHLPVGTLGDTLGWFPYVAKFEAQHRCRLTCVMADALIPLFRGAYPSITFATPEAIDPNDFYATYNIGLFFTDDANVRQPCDFRLVGLHRTAAYILGVDPQEERPHIVLPDDSRPIAEKYICIAAQSTTQCKYWNNPNGWREIVAFLKQHGYRVICIDQKATHGSGVVWNHIPYGSEDFTGDRPLAERARWLRHADFFVGLSSGLSWLAWTMHTPVVMISGFTHPTNEFDTPYRVINYHTCNSCWNDVRVQFDHHDFLWCPRHANTPRQFECTRLITAEQVIGTIRRIPGFGEQPAAVAAD; this is encoded by the coding sequence ATGTCTCAAGCAGACGCGCAGTCGCGCGCGGCGGTGGGGTCCGCCGACGGCGTGGCCATGGGGGAAGTGCCGGTCGGCGCGAGCGCCGTCGGTGCTAGTAGCGCCGCTAGCGCGACCAGCGGCGATAGAGCCGATAGCGCTGTATTGGCCAATGGCACCGCAAAAGGCGAAGGCGGACAGCCGATTCAAAACCCGCCGTCCGTGCCGACACAGGAAGGCCCCGCCGGCATCCGCTTCGACTTCAACGACGGCTGCCGCGTCACGCTGCCGCCTGGCGACGCCGAGTGGCGCGTGCTGTTGCGCGACACCGCCACGGCGAACCCGCTGTTCGAAACGCAGTTGTCGGCCGGCGTGGTCGCGAGCAGCAAGAAGTATTTCGTGCCGTTCGAAATCGAAGTCTCGTCGCAAGGCAAAGAGGTGTTCCGCCATCGCCTCGACCTGACGGGCCGCAACGTGCTCGTGCATCTGCCGGTCGGCACGCTTGGCGACACGCTCGGCTGGTTTCCGTATGTTGCGAAATTCGAAGCGCAGCATCGCTGCCGTCTGACCTGCGTGATGGCCGACGCGCTGATCCCGCTTTTCAGGGGCGCGTACCCGTCGATCACGTTCGCGACGCCCGAAGCGATCGACCCGAACGATTTCTATGCGACCTACAACATCGGTCTGTTCTTCACCGACGACGCGAACGTGCGGCAGCCGTGCGACTTCCGCCTCGTCGGCCTGCACCGCACGGCCGCCTACATCCTCGGCGTCGATCCGCAGGAAGAGCGCCCGCACATCGTCCTGCCCGACGACAGCCGGCCGATTGCCGAAAAATACATCTGCATCGCCGCGCAAAGCACGACGCAGTGCAAGTACTGGAACAACCCGAATGGCTGGCGCGAAATCGTGGCGTTTCTGAAACAGCACGGTTACCGCGTAATCTGCATCGATCAGAAGGCGACACATGGCAGCGGTGTCGTGTGGAATCACATACCGTACGGTTCCGAGGATTTCACGGGCGACCGGCCGCTCGCCGAGCGCGCGCGCTGGCTCAGGCATGCCGACTTCTTCGTCGGCTTGAGCAGCGGTCTGTCGTGGCTCGCGTGGACGATGCACACACCGGTCGTGATGATCAGCGGCTTCACGCATCCGACCAACGAGTTCGACACGCCATATCGCGTGATCAACTACCACACGTGCAATAGCTGCTGGAACGACGTGCGCGTGCAGTTCGATCACCACGATTTCCTGTGGTGTCCGCGCCATGCGAATACGCCGCGCCAGTTCGAATGCACGCGGCTCATTACGGCGGAGCAGGTGATTGGTACGATCCGGCGGATTCCGGGGTTCGGCGAGCAGCCGGCGGCCGTGGCGGCGGATTGA
- a CDS encoding DUF488 domain-containing protein has protein sequence MSVSIVQLGKPRAAGEGLRIGTVRRPPRGVPKSEFGTRDYYDVWLPILSPTPELVSEALAAKTDREWSAFARKFRAQMNNGDASKVLDTLAALSKTAEFSVGCYCDDENRCHRGILRRLLEDRGAAVK, from the coding sequence ATGAGTGTGAGCATCGTCCAACTGGGTAAGCCGCGTGCGGCCGGCGAAGGGCTTCGCATCGGCACGGTGCGGCGTCCGCCGCGCGGCGTGCCGAAAAGCGAGTTCGGCACGCGCGACTACTACGACGTATGGCTGCCGATCCTGTCGCCGACCCCGGAGCTCGTCAGCGAGGCACTCGCCGCGAAGACCGACCGCGAATGGTCCGCGTTCGCGCGCAAATTCCGCGCGCAGATGAATAACGGCGATGCGTCGAAGGTGCTCGACACACTCGCTGCATTATCGAAAACAGCCGAATTTTCAGTCGGCTGCTATTGCGACGACGAGAACCGCTGCCATCGCGGCATCCTGCGTCGGTTGCTCGAGGACCGCGGGGCCGCGGTGAAATAG
- a CDS encoding putative bifunctional diguanylate cyclase/phosphodiesterase: protein MSYFRRLTGSRIAPAVRLELRRSQYRAFLQQVPLLYAVLIVNTATVAITHVGVAPIYLSVYAPALLCLFCVVRVAVWLRSRHGKFSDEELARRLRTMVWMIAGMGVAFVAWALSLYGYGDAYARSHVAFYMAMTVIGCIFCLMHMRFAALLLTTIVIVPFVLFFVSTHNPVLVAIAVNVLLVAVVMVLILLIYYRDFTNLVESQIQLRAKHAETQRLSDENFRLANLDALTGLPNRRRFFADLDRHLAPLLGQARAPGSLAIGVVDLDGFRRINDLYGQTFGDRVLVETGRRFAAQVTPQLSVARIGGDEFGLIVVGATAYRQLLDLGDMLCGEIERPYVLPEGSARLSTSIGFANFPEAGETTTQLVERAYYALHFAQSHRRGGTVIFSPEHETQIRHLSKIEDCLRRADYEREISLHFQPIFDTALREIMAFEALARWTSPELGVVAPSVFIPVAERCDLIHALTEVLLRKALEAARNWPEVVRISFNLSARDLTAPGALDHVIRTTLASGVAPHRIDFEITETALIQDFDQARTALDALKQLGARISLDDFGTGFSSLNSVHRLPIDKLKVDGSFVAGIDREPTARAIVKSIVDLCQNLGMTCVIEGVETRAQADALRELGATVMQGHLFGKPVPANQVLDTYVRDPMPRLPRTSSSR from the coding sequence ATGTCTTATTTCAGAAGGTTGACGGGTTCGCGCATCGCACCGGCAGTTCGCCTCGAACTGCGGCGCTCGCAATATCGTGCGTTCCTGCAGCAAGTGCCTTTGCTTTACGCGGTGCTGATCGTCAATACAGCGACGGTCGCGATCACGCACGTCGGCGTCGCGCCCATTTATCTATCGGTGTACGCGCCTGCGCTGCTGTGTCTGTTTTGCGTCGTGCGCGTCGCGGTGTGGTTGCGTTCGAGGCACGGCAAGTTCTCGGATGAAGAGCTTGCGCGGCGTCTACGCACGATGGTGTGGATGATTGCCGGGATGGGCGTGGCATTCGTCGCATGGGCGCTGTCGCTGTACGGTTACGGCGACGCGTATGCGCGCAGCCATGTCGCGTTCTACATGGCGATGACGGTGATCGGCTGCATCTTCTGTCTCATGCATATGCGCTTCGCGGCGCTGCTGCTGACCACGATCGTCATCGTGCCGTTCGTGCTGTTCTTCGTATCGACGCACAACCCGGTGCTCGTCGCGATCGCGGTCAACGTGCTGCTGGTCGCGGTTGTCATGGTGCTGATCCTGCTCATCTATTACCGCGACTTCACGAATCTCGTCGAATCGCAGATCCAGCTGCGCGCGAAGCACGCGGAAACGCAACGTTTGAGCGACGAAAACTTCCGGCTTGCGAATCTCGATGCATTGACGGGCCTGCCGAACCGCCGGCGCTTCTTCGCGGATCTCGACCGGCATCTCGCGCCGCTGTTGGGCCAGGCGCGTGCGCCGGGCAGTCTTGCGATCGGCGTGGTCGATCTCGACGGCTTCAGGCGCATCAACGATCTCTACGGCCAGACATTCGGCGATCGCGTGCTCGTCGAAACGGGCCGGCGTTTTGCCGCGCAGGTGACGCCGCAACTGAGCGTCGCGCGCATCGGCGGCGACGAGTTCGGGCTGATCGTGGTCGGTGCGACCGCGTACCGGCAACTGCTCGATCTCGGCGACATGCTGTGCGGCGAGATCGAGCGCCCGTATGTGCTGCCCGAGGGCTCGGCGCGGTTATCGACCTCGATCGGCTTCGCGAACTTCCCCGAGGCCGGCGAAACGACGACCCAGCTCGTCGAACGCGCGTACTACGCGTTGCATTTCGCACAATCGCATCGGCGCGGCGGCACGGTGATTTTCTCGCCCGAGCACGAAACGCAGATCCGCCATCTGAGCAAGATCGAGGACTGCCTGCGGCGCGCGGACTACGAACGCGAAATCTCGCTGCATTTCCAGCCGATCTTCGATACGGCTTTGCGTGAAATCATGGCGTTCGAAGCGCTCGCGCGCTGGACGAGTCCCGAACTCGGCGTGGTTGCGCCGTCGGTGTTCATCCCGGTGGCCGAGCGTTGCGACCTGATTCACGCGCTCACCGAAGTGTTGCTGCGCAAGGCACTCGAAGCCGCGCGCAACTGGCCCGAGGTCGTGCGCATCTCGTTCAACCTGTCGGCGCGCGATCTGACCGCGCCGGGCGCGCTCGATCATGTGATCCGCACGACGCTCGCAAGCGGTGTCGCACCGCATCGAATCGACTTCGAAATTACCGAGACCGCGTTGATCCAGGATTTCGACCAGGCGCGCACGGCGCTCGATGCGCTGAAACAACTGGGCGCGCGCATTTCGCTCGACGACTTCGGCACCGGCTTTTCGAGCCTCAACAGCGTGCACCGTCTGCCGATCGACAAGCTGAAGGTGGACGGCAGCTTCGTCGCCGGTATCGATCGCGAGCCGACGGCGCGCGCGATCGTAAAGAGCATCGTGGACCTTTGCCAGAACCTCGGCATGACGTGCGTGATCGAAGGCGTCGAGACGCGGGCGCAGGCCGACGCGCTGCGCGAACTGGGCGCGACCGTGATGCAGGGGCACCTGTTCGGCAAGCCGGTCCCGGCGAATCAGGTGCTCGACACCTATGTCAGGGACCCGATGCCGCGGTTGCCGCGCACGAGCTCGTCGCGCTGA